From one Kwoniella shandongensis chromosome 4, complete sequence genomic stretch:
- a CDS encoding mitochondrial 54S ribosomal protein mL46 has product MSFASRSLTKACGSVPRKAVIQRFSSSSATTPPPLIASLLLSRPPLITPTPTPFESAYYSHSQSVQHALSSPLPLEFYFKSGSLPLRRHLLSDHEYSSKIYGPRIAGSAPDVGGDIPPETEYEILSRDHFENSDAETKRGEKSLERYPEEEVFCLVQQEQNKKWTFPQTQVERLEALDEAVTEKVIGVEGSLGGIGMDSWLVTRKPVGVVKDGASRTFFLRGHILAGEPSLSSSSGYSAFAWLSAAEVEDRLRKQGDEKLWESIKGMFGKPESGEDVE; this is encoded by the exons ATGTCATTCGCTTCCCGATCATTAACAAAAGCTTGTGGATCCGTCCCTCGCAAAGCTG TGATCCAAcgattctcctcctcttcagcaACGACCCCTCCTCCCTTAATCGCATCTTTACTACTATCCCGACCTCCTCTCATTACGcccacacctacaccttTCGAATCGGCCTATTACTCCCACTCGCAATCCGTTCAACATGCCCTatcctcccctctccctcttgaaTTCTACTTCAAGTCAggctctctccctctgcgaCGACATCTTCTCTCAGACCACGAATACTCTTCCAAAATCTACGGTCCTCGGATTGCCGGTTCAGCACCAGACGTAGGAGGTGATATCCCCCCTGAGACGGAATACGAGATCTTGTCCAGAGATCATTTTGAGAATTCCGATgcggagacgaagagaggagagaagagtttggAGAGGTATcccgaagaagaggtattTTGTTTGGTGCAACAAGAACAAAATAAGAAATGGACTTTCCCACAAACACAAGTGGAGAGATTGGAAGCTTTGGATGAGGCAGTGACGGAGAAGGTTATAGGTGTAGAGGGCAGTTTGGGTGGAATAGGAATGGATAGCTGGTTGGTCACTAGAAAACCAGTAGGCGTCGTCAAGGACGGAGCGTCGAGA ACATTCTTCCTCCGAGGCCACATCCTCGCAGGTGAACcctccctttcttcctcatcagGCTATTCCGCCTTTGCTTGGTTGTCCGCCGCCGAAGTTGAGGACAGACTTCGAAAACAGGGCGACGAGAAGTTATGGGAAAGCATAAAGGGGATGTTTGGCAAGCCTGAATCaggagaagatgtcgagtAG